The following proteins come from a genomic window of Pirellula staleyi DSM 6068:
- a CDS encoding ATP-binding protein encodes MATSLARQFFEKAVAGGSAFLKNLVTEQQVETEWLDFKGVSRMDNTQMSGNWSKFICGFANNEGGVVVWGIDARKDSNGVDCACGLSLSADPALLRSRLQELHPRATDPPLRGVESVAIHETGDSGPGFVVSYVPESDVKPHRAELMENKPYYLRVGDSFHNPSPSLLRNLFFPRSSTKLRVSVQPDWQKVNVPMAAPPPKDMEVIYRFHLHNAGIVTARDVFLIIETEPEGLAIETPFKVNKAETEFGTGIDFPRPLHPSSNSHVCAVRYRVAASNRTSLPLTAFVPQLTNFAANFTIYAADMQPSKLRVEVGDRDLDLKRKKWSFPILEENGQRA; translated from the coding sequence ATGGCAACGTCGTTAGCACGTCAGTTCTTTGAGAAAGCAGTGGCCGGTGGCTCTGCGTTCCTGAAAAACCTGGTGACCGAGCAGCAAGTGGAAACCGAATGGCTCGACTTCAAGGGAGTGAGCCGAATGGATAACACACAGATGAGCGGCAATTGGAGTAAGTTCATCTGCGGATTCGCCAACAACGAAGGCGGCGTGGTGGTATGGGGCATCGACGCCCGCAAAGACAGCAACGGTGTCGACTGTGCTTGTGGTCTCTCGTTGTCGGCCGATCCCGCGTTACTTCGTTCCCGGTTGCAAGAGCTTCATCCGCGTGCCACCGATCCGCCTCTAAGGGGCGTTGAATCTGTCGCCATCCACGAGACCGGTGACAGTGGGCCAGGCTTTGTCGTGTCATATGTGCCTGAAAGTGACGTGAAGCCTCACCGTGCGGAACTGATGGAGAACAAGCCATATTACCTACGGGTTGGCGACTCGTTCCACAACCCGAGTCCATCGCTCTTGCGGAACCTGTTCTTCCCACGGTCGAGCACTAAACTCCGCGTCTCAGTGCAACCAGACTGGCAGAAAGTCAATGTGCCAATGGCAGCACCACCACCGAAGGACATGGAGGTTATTTATCGATTTCATCTTCACAACGCGGGGATAGTGACGGCAAGGGACGTCTTTCTCATTATCGAAACGGAGCCTGAAGGGCTGGCGATTGAGACACCGTTCAAGGTGAATAAGGCCGAAACCGAATTCGGAACAGGTATTGATTTTCCCCGACCACTGCATCCGTCGAGTAATTCCCACGTTTGTGCGGTTCGTTATCGAGTAGCCGCGAGCAATCGGACGAGTTTGCCTCTAACCGCGTTCGTGCCTCAACTCACGAACTTCGCTGCGAACTTTACTATCTACGCAGCAGACATGCAGCCTTCCAAACTGCGAGTTGAAGTGGGCGACCGGGATTTGGATTTGAAGCGGAAGAAATGGTCCTTTCCGATCCTGGAAGAGAACGGCCAACGAGCGTAA
- a CDS encoding FAD-dependent oxidoreductase: MCGATDCRSALAQRESVLTRRRSKLWRNTKSTYPIAGWIRTDELGRHCRGRGGSGLATAVSAAEHGLRVLLLEKQRILGGTTGIAAGSFTANRTEFQTRAGIQDTAEDHAVDAGLFAPGEIEERNNRELRQYFLDHAADTLHWLTRQGVNFHGPSPEPPNRVPRMHNVVPGARAYITTLQTRFQQLGGVILCNAGVERLVCQDRRIVGVVAIQSGKEQEFQARRGVVLAAGDYANSPELIKDFKGDRFSEIEGINPLSTGDGRRLAA; encoded by the coding sequence ATGTGTGGGGCTACGGATTGTCGGTCAGCCTTAGCTCAGCGGGAGTCGGTGCTAACTCGTCGCCGATCCAAACTGTGGCGTAACACCAAATCAACTTACCCAATTGCAGGATGGATCAGGACCGATGAACTGGGACGTCATTGTCGTGGGAGGGGCGGCAGCGGGTTGGCGACGGCCGTCAGTGCGGCTGAGCATGGCCTGCGAGTACTGTTGCTTGAAAAGCAGCGAATTCTGGGTGGAACCACCGGCATCGCGGCGGGGTCGTTCACTGCAAATCGCACGGAGTTCCAGACGCGTGCGGGCATCCAGGATACCGCTGAAGATCACGCAGTGGACGCCGGTCTTTTTGCCCCAGGCGAAATCGAAGAGAGAAACAATCGTGAGTTGAGACAGTACTTTCTGGATCATGCTGCGGACACGCTTCATTGGCTCACCCGCCAGGGAGTGAATTTTCACGGCCCGAGTCCAGAGCCGCCCAATCGAGTGCCCAGGATGCACAACGTCGTGCCAGGCGCTCGAGCCTACATCACCACTCTGCAAACTCGCTTCCAGCAACTCGGCGGAGTGATCCTGTGTAACGCCGGTGTGGAGCGTCTCGTTTGCCAAGATCGCCGGATTGTGGGTGTCGTTGCAATTCAATCCGGGAAAGAACAAGAGTTTCAAGCAAGACGGGGCGTGGTCCTCGCGGCAGGAGACTACGCCAACTCGCCGGAGCTGATCAAGGATTTCAAGGGAGATCGGTTCTCGGAGATCGAGGGAATCAATCCCTTATCAACCGGCGATGGCCGCCGTCTGGCCGCGTAG
- a CDS encoding TspO/MBR family protein — translation MTDRTRWIGLVIFIAICLGAAALGAIATTPEIDGWYRTIAKPSWSPPNWIFGPVWTTLFILMAIAAWLVCCPAGFAAATPLALSAMQLILTSPGASTGPVGRLRCRLSWRRRRGSSVAPRWLGWLLLK, via the coding sequence TTGACGGACCGCACCCGCTGGATAGGCCTCGTCATCTTCATCGCGATCTGCCTTGGTGCGGCTGCTCTCGGAGCCATCGCAACCACGCCTGAAATTGACGGCTGGTATCGGACGATCGCGAAGCCGTCCTGGAGCCCACCCAACTGGATCTTCGGGCCAGTCTGGACCACGCTCTTCATTCTGATGGCGATCGCCGCCTGGCTCGTCTGTTGCCCGGCAGGTTTCGCGGCCGCGACGCCTCTGGCGCTGTCCGCTATGCAGCTCATCCTGACATCGCCTGGGGCCTCCACCGGCCCGGTTGGGCGTTTGCGTTGCAGATTGTCGTGGCGACGAAGGCGGGGCTCTTCCGTCGCTCCTAGGTGGCTTGGTTGGTTGCTTTTGAAGTAG